A region from the Hydra vulgaris chromosome 08, alternate assembly HydraT2T_AEP genome encodes:
- the LOC136083356 gene encoding piggyBac transposable element-derived protein 4-like encodes MSRPRRNAAVKANNIIFGLNELSSSNDSADENLTDDEEDIITADDESDATISDESDEEVIQENHILNQNMISNNGEEIWNKLPCVDAVQPRAHNIIQQPTGPTRFATQVCGQSVGTAFKLFITPEMIRIIVNCINAEARRIKLEGWVDTTVNELYEIIGVLLLAGVFHSKNQSIKELWNRLDDIPIFSASMQRDRFVNLRRCIRFDERETRNQRRFEEKFAPLRIIMEMFITKCKSNYNPSAYLTVDEQLVTFRGRCPFKRFIPTKPGKYGMKILILCDAETSYSINLQPYIGKVNGARDIRQGTRVVLELTNHLNGGGRHITADNFFTNIHLARALLGRKMTYTATIKKNKGEIPKKLLSALHRPFYSSTFGFQNDSTIVSYVLKKNKAVILLSTFHHSNDIVVDHNEKPRIILDYNKYKGGVDTLDQVVRCYSSRRKSNRWPFTMFCNILDIAA; translated from the coding sequence atgagtcGCCCAAGAAGAAATGCTGCAGTCAAggctaataatattatttttggtttaaatgaATTATCTTCAAGTAATGACTCAGCTGACGAAAATCTtactgatgatgaagaagatatTATTACAGCTGACGATGAATCAGATGCTACTATCTCTGATGAAAGTGATGAAGAAGTTATTCAGGAAAATCAcatattaaatcaaaacatgATTTCAAACAATGGTGAGGAAATTTGGAATAAACTTCCATGTGTAGATGCTGTTCAGCCACGTGCACACAATATTATTCAACAACCTACCGGCCCAACAAGGTTTGCAACTCAGGTTTGCGGCCAAAGTGTGGGTACTGCCTTTAAACTCTTTATAACACCAGAAATGATTAGAATTATTGTCAACTGCATTAATGCTGAAGCTCGTAGAATAAAACTAGAAGGATGGGTTGACACGACAGTTAATGAACTTTATGAGATTATTGGAGTTCTTCTTCTAGCTGGAGTGTTCCATTCTAAAAACCAAAGCATAAAAGAACTTTGGAATAGATTAGATGACATACCAATATTTTCGGCTTCAATGCAAAGAGATCGATTTGTTAACTTACGACGATGCATTCGATTTGATGAGAGAGAAACAAGAAATCAAAGACGGTTTGAAGAAAAATTTGCACCTTTAAGAATTATAATGGAAATGTTTATTACTAAATGTAAGAGCAACTACAATCCAAGTGCATATCTTACTGTCGATGAGCAACTAGTTACATTTAGGGGACGTTGTCCATTTAAGAGGTTTATACCTACTAAGCCAGGAAAGTATGGAATGAAGATATTGATATTATGTGATGCTGAAACCTCTTACAGCATAAACTTGCAACCGTATATTGGCAAAGTAAATGGTGCACGTGATATTAGACAAGGTACACGAGTAGTTCTTGAGCTAACTAATCACTTAAATGGAGGTGGTAGACACATAACagctgataatttttttacaaacattcatCTTGCACGTGCATTGCTAGGACGTAAAATGACATACACTGccaccattaaaaaaaataaaggagaaATACCAAAAAAGTTATTGTCAGCCTTACATCGACCATTTTACTCTAGCACTTTTGGTTTTCAAAATGACTCTACTATAGTTTCTTATGTACTTAAGAAAAACAAAGcagtaatattattatcaacCTTTCATCACAGTAATGACATTGTTGTGGACCATAATGAAAAACCACGTATTATTCTAGATTACAACAAATATAAAGGTGGAGTTGACACATTAGACCAGGTTGTCAGGTGCTACTCGAGTCGCCGAAAGAGTAACCGATGGCCGTTTACaatgttttgtaatattttggaTATTGCAGCataa